The window TCTTGACCGAGTTATCTCCCTTGACCCCGGAGATCGACTCCATCACGTTGTCGCGGATGTTTTGGGAGAAGTTCCAGTCCACCCCCGGGGTCGCCGTCCGGAGGTCGGCCGTCATTTCGGCAACCAATTCCTGCTTGGTCCGCGGCCGCATGTCCCCGAGCCACTTGTACCACCCGGTCGCGGGCTTGGTCGCGGGCCACTGGCCGCGGGGCTTGAGCGGGACGAAGAACTCGGACTTGTAGAACCCCTCGGGGTCGGTCCCGTCGTCCGGGCGGCCCATCTGGTTCGCGATCGCGTCGATCTCGGGGTACTTCCGCATCACCGCCCGGGCCGCCCGCGAGCCCTCGGCCACGTTGTCCAGCGAGGCGTTCCGCGGGTACATCCCGCGGACCCACAGGTTGCCTTCCTCCAACTCCGGCATGAATTCCCGGCCCAACCCGCCCAACGCGAGCCCGGTGACGGCCAGCAGGCTGAGCATGAACGCCACGAACAGCCACCGGAACCGCAGGCAGTAGCCCAGGGCCCAGAGGTACTGGTGTTTCATTCCGCGGACCAGGAAGTTGTCCCGCGTCGGGCGGACGTTGCCCAACAACAGCTTGCACAGGACCGGCGTCAGGACGACGGCCAGCATCAGCCCGCCGGCGAGCGCGAAGGCGTAGGTGTCGGCCATCGGCCCGAAGAGTTGGCCCTCGGCCCCCTTCATGGCGAACAGCGGGATGAACGCGCACACCATGATCGCGGTCGAGAACAACAGGGCCCGCTGGATTTCTCCGCTAGAGTGCAGGATGCGGTCCCGCAGCGACTCCTCCGTGTCTTCCCCGGACGTCAGCTTGCGGTAAATGTTCTCGGCCATGATGACGGACGAGTCGACGATGATCCCGAAGTCGACCGCCCCGATCGACAGTAGGTTCGCCGACCGCCCGCGGACGTACAGGACGGCGAACGCGAACAGCAGGGCGAGCGGGATGTTGATCGCGACGATCATCGCGACCCGGACGTTCCCCAGGAACACGAGCAGGATCAACGACACCAGCGCGATCCCGACCACGAGGTTCTCGCGGACCGTTTCGGTGGTGAGGTTGATCAGATCGGTCCGGTCGTAGTACGGCTCGATCTTGACGCCGGGGAGCAACCGCCCGCCGTTCGCGTCGTTCAACTCGTCGACCTTGGTGTGGACCCCGGCGAGGGCCGGCAGCGAGTCCTCCCCCTTGCGGAGCAGGACGATGCACTGGACCTTTTCTTCCTCGTCGTTCCAAAGGACGTTCCCGTCCGCGTCTTTCAAGACATTCCCGTGTCCGTCTTTCTTGGGCGTACTCAGGCTCACCCGGCCCAGCCGGGTTTGGTTGCCGACCACGACCCCGCGGGCCCCGAGTTCCATCTCGTACGTGAGCGGCCCGCCCTCGACGAGGTCTTCGACCCGGACCGGCGTGTTGTTGATCGTGGTCACGACGGTGTCGCGGAGCGCGCGGAGCCGGCGATCGTCTTCAGACCGCAACTTGGCGGCGGCCGCGGCCGGGTCGGTCGCGCCGAGGACTTCCTTCGATTGCATCGGGTCGAGCCCGCCGCCGTAGAGGCCGATCCCCCGGACGTTGACGGCGTTCCCGCCCTGGGCCAGCACGTCGCCGCCGGTGTTCTGGTTGGCGGACGCCAGGGCCGACTGGAACTGGCCGAGGGTGACACCGTACCGTCGCAGCCGGTCCGGGTCCGGGCGGATCTCGTACCGCTTCACGGTCCCGCCCGCGCTGGTCACGTCGATGATGCGGGGCACCCGCCGGAACTCGCGCTCGAGACTCCAGTCCTGGAGGGCTTTAATGTCGTTCAGCGTGTAAATGTCGGCCCCGGACGCGTCTTTCGGGACGGACAACGTGTACCGGTAAATCTCGCCCGTCGGGCTCGTGGGGGAAAGGACCGGGATGACGCCGGACGGGAGGGCCTGCGTGAACTGGAGCCGGTTGATGACCGTCTGTTGGGCTTTCTCGTAAGGGACGTCGTACTCGAACTGACACCGCAGGTTGGACAACCCGAACAAGGACCGGGTCCGCGTGGTCTTCAGCCCCGGCATCCCGGCGAGGGTGACTTCCAGTGGGATGGTGACCTGCCGCTCGATTTCCTCGGCCGACGCGCCGGGGTACTGGGCGATCACCTCGACGATGGCCGGAGCCGGGTCCGGGTACGCCTCCACGTTGACGCGGACGAAGGCCAACCCGCCGAACCCCCCGAGCATGATTCCCATGAGGATGACAATGAGGGGGTTGTCGACGGCCCAACCGATGACGCGCTGAAGCATAGGCTCGAATCGGGGCAAAGGAGGAGGGGCATTAAAACGGGCGTGCCCGGGACAAAGTCCCGGGCGTTCCGACACGATGCGACCGCGGCGGAGACTGCCGTTCGCGGGCAGCCTGATGGGGGTGGGTTATTTCTTCCCGCCGTGCAGGATCGTGAATTCGTTGGCGAGGTCGATCGCGCCGCGGGAAACCACCGTTTCGCTCGGCAGGACCGGCTTGGCGCCGCGGGCGGTCTCGGCGTCGGTCGGGGTTTTGCGGAGGAAGATCGTCTCGCGCCCGCGGACCGCGACGGCGACCTTCCGCCGCTCGAACTTCCGGGCGGCCGGGTCGGTCGCGACCAGAACCGAAGACCCGTCCATGTCTTCGATCACGGCGCCGGTCGGGACGGCCACGAGGCTCGGGTCCGGCCGCAGGGCCACGGTGGCGGTCACGAACTGGCCGATGAACAACTTGCCCTGCTTGTTCTCGACCCACCCGGTGACCGTGCCGGTGTGCTGCATCGGGTCGATCAGCACGCCGAGGCGGTCGAAGTACCCGGCCTCGGTCGCCCCGGTCCCTTCCGCCTGGAAGTTGATCGTCCACGCCCGCAGGCTTTCGGACTTGTGCCGGAGTTCGTCGGCCGCGCCGTCGCTGCCCGTCTCCGCGGCGGCGGTCGACCGGCCGGTGGCGGCGTCGGCCGCGCGGGCCAGTCGCTGGAGTTTGGGGAGGTCTTCTTCGTAGACGTTCACGAGAACCTGGAGGCGGTCGAGTTTGGCGACCTTGTACAGGTCCGTGGTCGGATCAACGACGTCGCCGACCGTCACGTTCTTCTCGACGATAACCCCATCGAACGTCGCCCGGATCGGGTACTCGGCCCACGTCCGTTCGAGGTCCAGGTCGCGCGGGGCGGTCGGTTCCTTCAGTTTTTCCGCCTCCCGCTTCACGATTTCGATCTCTTCCTCGGTGAACTGGGCCGACCGGAGGTTCCGTTCCGCGTTCCGGACCATGACCAAGTCATTTTCGTATGCACGGCGGGTGGTCGTCATTTGGGTCTGGGTGATGATGCCAGGGTCGACCGACAGGTATCGGTCGAGTTGGTTCTTATCCGCGCGGAGCTGGGAGACCTGGTTGACCAGGTCGGTTTTCATCGCACCGACGTCCTTCGACCAGACGGTGGCAAGAATTTGGCCCCGCTTCACCTCGTCCCCCGGCCGCAACCCCTTCTCCGGCGTATTCGACAGGCGGTCGGAGGTGGGCGACATGTCGCCGCGGATACCAACCTTGGCGACCTGCCCCGAGAACAGACTGTGGACCCGCGAGTAACGGTTCGGGTCGAGGACGACCGACCCGGGCAGGCGGAGCGGTTCCGGCGGCGGCGCGTCCGCGACTTTGGCCGTCGCGAACCGGTGCGAATCGAACAGCTCCTGGGGAACCACGAACACGTCCGGGCTGCCGGAATCCGCCTCGATCCGAGCCCCGGCGTCCGGAGTCACCGAAGGAACCGGAACGACCGCGGCGCGAACGGACGCCCACTTGCCAACGAGTTCCGGGCGGTACAGCCAAACAAGGCCGACCGCAACCAGAACAACAGACAGGACAATTCCCCGGGTGATAGCACGGCGGGAAATGGAAAACAAAGACATGTTGCCACTCACGGGTGTGTGGGGAGAGGTCCGGGAGCAGGAAGTACGGTTTCTAACAATTTACTGAGCGAGCAACCGCGGTGCCAACGCCGCAATACCGCCGAACTACGTCCGTTTTTACGCCTTGTTGCGGAAAAGGGTTCGCCGCGGTCACGCGGTGTGCTGACTGCTGGCAGGGGGGCTTTCAAAGTGAGCGCGTGCCGACCAATAACAACCCTACGAATCGCGGAAGTTCCTCATTTTTTCGGCGAGAGCCCAGTCAAATGTAAGCAGACCGATCGCGCCATCCCGAATAAAACGCTGGAGGCAAAGACCCTTTGTGAGAAGGCGGTGAGAAAGAGTACACCGACGCGACCCGGAGACTTCGCGTCGGGAGCATGCTGGCGATCAGTTCGCCGTTCAACGGGTCGAGCGTCGCCCTGCGTCGATCTTGAAACGATACGACCGAGCGAAAAAATGAAAAGGCTTTCCGGTATCGACAGGGCGTACACGCCAGGCGGCGAATAGATGCCAAATATCATATCGCAATAACGTCATTAACAGCATATTTGTAACATTTATAACATCTGCTGCAAAGTGAAAGAATCCTACATTCTCACTTTCACACCGGACCTTCGCGTTCGGGATTAGCCATGTCGGATAGAACCGTAATCCATTACTTCGGCTGCCCCTCCGCACGAAACCGACAGTGGACACCCGTCTATCGACTGAGATTCGACGAAAATTGGCGGCTTCTTTCCCCAGGTTTGGTGCTTAGGGGGATATGCCCGTCTGCCGAGAGGACTCCGGCGACGTAATTCGACCGATGCTCGGTGAAGGAACTGTCACCTCATCGGCGGGAGTTGTTGCCCGGCGCCGCCGCGCCCTCCTGCAAGCCGCCAGCAGTACCGATCATACGGTCTTAACAACGGCAGATCGACGACGATGACCGTTAACCTGAATGCCCCACCAGCGTCGGTCCCACGGACCCGCGGCTAACATCCTGAAGATCATCACTCGGCCATCGCATAGTTCGAATGATTACTTGAATGATATCCTGGACATCGGAGATCGGTTGTGATCACGCCCTTCGTCTGGCGAAAGTGGTTGGCCCAATTAAACACCCGCCATCGGCCACTCGCCCGGCTGCGGCTGGAAATGACGCCTCTGGAAGACCGCGTGGTGCCGAACGGCACAGTGGCATTCACTTCCGGCGGTGAGACGATCAACGCGGCCGCCGGGACGTTCAGCATTCCGGTCACGCTCACGGGCCGCACGCCAAACTCCAGCACCTTCGCCTCCGGGTTCGATGGTGCCGCGGGCACGGCGGTCGACGCGACCGGCAACGTCTTCGTCAGCAACACCAACAGCGACACGGTGAGCGAGGTCACGCTCGCGGGGAACGTCAGCACCTTCGCCACTGGGTTCGATGCGCCCGAGGGCCTGGCGTTCGACGCGACCGGCAACCTGTTTGTCGCCAACTTCGCCAATAACACGGTGAGCGAGGTGACGCCCGCGGGCGTCGTCA is drawn from Fimbriiglobus ruber and contains these coding sequences:
- a CDS encoding efflux RND transporter periplasmic adaptor subunit; its protein translation is MSLFSISRRAITRGIVLSVVLVAVGLVWLYRPELVGKWASVRAAVVPVPSVTPDAGARIEADSGSPDVFVVPQELFDSHRFATAKVADAPPPEPLRLPGSVVLDPNRYSRVHSLFSGQVAKVGIRGDMSPTSDRLSNTPEKGLRPGDEVKRGQILATVWSKDVGAMKTDLVNQVSQLRADKNQLDRYLSVDPGIITQTQMTTTRRAYENDLVMVRNAERNLRSAQFTEEEIEIVKREAEKLKEPTAPRDLDLERTWAEYPIRATFDGVIVEKNVTVGDVVDPTTDLYKVAKLDRLQVLVNVYEEDLPKLQRLARAADAATGRSTAAAETGSDGAADELRHKSESLRAWTINFQAEGTGATEAGYFDRLGVLIDPMQHTGTVTGWVENKQGKLFIGQFVTATVALRPDPSLVAVPTGAVIEDMDGSSVLVATDPAARKFERRKVAVAVRGRETIFLRKTPTDAETARGAKPVLPSETVVSRGAIDLANEFTILHGGKK
- a CDS encoding efflux RND transporter permease subunit — its product is MLQRVIGWAVDNPLIVILMGIMLGGFGGLAFVRVNVEAYPDPAPAIVEVIAQYPGASAEEIERQVTIPLEVTLAGMPGLKTTRTRSLFGLSNLRCQFEYDVPYEKAQQTVINRLQFTQALPSGVIPVLSPTSPTGEIYRYTLSVPKDASGADIYTLNDIKALQDWSLEREFRRVPRIIDVTSAGGTVKRYEIRPDPDRLRRYGVTLGQFQSALASANQNTGGDVLAQGGNAVNVRGIGLYGGGLDPMQSKEVLGATDPAAAAAKLRSEDDRRLRALRDTVVTTINNTPVRVEDLVEGGPLTYEMELGARGVVVGNQTRLGRVSLSTPKKDGHGNVLKDADGNVLWNDEEEKVQCIVLLRKGEDSLPALAGVHTKVDELNDANGGRLLPGVKIEPYYDRTDLINLTTETVRENLVVGIALVSLILLVFLGNVRVAMIVAINIPLALLFAFAVLYVRGRSANLLSIGAVDFGIIVDSSVIMAENIYRKLTSGEDTEESLRDRILHSSGEIQRALLFSTAIMVCAFIPLFAMKGAEGQLFGPMADTYAFALAGGLMLAVVLTPVLCKLLLGNVRPTRDNFLVRGMKHQYLWALGYCLRFRWLFVAFMLSLLAVTGLALGGLGREFMPELEEGNLWVRGMYPRNASLDNVAEGSRAARAVMRKYPEIDAIANQMGRPDDGTDPEGFYKSEFFVPLKPRGQWPATKPATGWYKWLGDMRPRTKQELVAEMTADLRTATPGVDWNFSQNIRDNVMESISGVKGDNSVKIYGPDLNELQRLAELVEARLHKVPGVEDVGVLDVMGQPNLELPWDPEKCKRWGVSVADLQNVIQTAVGGQAATQMREGEKIFDVTLRWPQALRDNERAILDIPVDILNHQVSGGYQAGTGPTRTTGGAVGLTTYGSTNAMPSLWGSQFNAVGNYLGGTPRRRLGDLITPYGPDGKQTADGSFVRPGASMIFREQGRRMIAVKFSVRGRDLAGAVEDAKKATADLIPLPYKTEWGGEFEQMKDSEARLLLIIPIALALIFVLLYLAFGSLLDALVVLSNVVALSVGGIWALLITGTNFSTSAAVGFVSLFGVAIMGGLLMVSYFNALRAQGLSLDEAIRQGAEKRVRPVVMTGMTAILGLLPAALALRPETDVTGHFRLIEPIGVQTQRPLAIVVVGGMITSLLLTQYLMPVLYSFYGHREPPAGSGSMAH